From one Dermacentor andersoni chromosome 1, qqDerAnde1_hic_scaffold, whole genome shotgun sequence genomic stretch:
- the LOC129380873 gene encoding tigger transposable element-derived protein 4-like: MATPAKRLKYEAKDLATKVEILRALKDGLSRQEAMKKYDVKRSTLSTYVKNEEQILQAFESEKFRASRKRLRTAAHPELEEALLRWVVDSRNANLPLSGPLIMAQAERFALMMHIDAFKASEGWCARFRERHGLIFKTVCGERGAVNEDVANNWKNAQLLEHIAAYDPNDIFKADETALFFKALPDKTVTMKGDPCIGSKRSKERVTILLAANMTGTECWPLVVIGKAQKPRCFKNMPALPVEYRAIKKAWVTSEIFRGWMQKLDRQFSAKNPKVLMVLDNCSTHNSVTGLGNIEVVFLPPNTTSALQPMDQGIIQYVKTKYRRRVLERMLLCHEVGKQYDVNLLSAVNILAYVWHNTPAHVVANCFRHSGFVVREPGDDAVAKVSLDDNGDDCEDFGGVLPDVVTLADYVGIDDGVVTAGSLTEEEIVRDVLHG, translated from the coding sequence ATGGCAACGCCGGCGAAACGGCTGAAATACGAGGCGAAGGACTTGGCTACCAAGGTGGAAATTTTGCGGGCTCTGAAGGACGGACTCTCTCGACAAGAAGCCATGAAGAAGTACGACGTGAAAAGAAGTACCTTGAGCACGTATGTGAAAAATGAAGAACAGATTCTTCAGGCGTTCGAAAGCGAGAAGTTTCGAGCGTCACGAAAGCGTCTGCGAACAGCAGCTCATCCAGAGTTAGAAGAGGCTTTGCTTCGGTGGGTGGTCGACTCGCGTAATGCAAATCTGCCATTGAGTGGACCCCTCATCATGGCGCAAGCCGAGAGGTTTGCACTGATGATGCATATCGATGCATTCAAGGCATCGGAAGGGTGGTGTGCGCGCTTCAGAGAGCGACATGGCCTCATTTTTAAGACTGTGTGCGGCGAAAGAGGCGCTGTCAACGAAGACGTTGCCAACAACTGGAAGAACGCTCAGCTGCTTGAACACATCGCCGCCTACGATCCAAATGACATATTTAAGGCTGATGAaacagcacttttctttaaggctttgCCAGACAAGACTGTGACCATGAAAGGAGATCCGTGCATCGGTAGCAAAAGATCCAAGGAACGCGTCACCATTCTTTTAGCCGCCAACATGACAGGAACAGAGTGCTGGCCGCTTGTCGTCATTGGAAAGGCacaaaagccacggtgctttaagaacatgCCTGCTCTTCCGGTGGAATACCGAGCGATTAAAAAGGCCTGGGTGACGTCGGAAATTTTTCGTGGCTGGATGCAGAAGTTAGACCGACAGTTTTCCGCAAAGAACCCCAAAGTGTTAATGGTGCTGGACAATTGTAGTACGCATAACAGTGTCACCGGCCTGGgcaacatagaagttgttttCTTGCCGCCGAACACAACATCGGCCCTCCAACCGATGGACCAAGGCATAATTCAGTATGTCAAGACCAAATACCGCAGGCGCGTGCTGGAACGGATGCTCCTGTGCCATGAAGTCGGCAAGCAGTACGACGTGAATCTTTTGAGCGCGGTCAACATTCTTGCCTACGTTTGGCACAACACGCCCGCGCACGTCGTCGCCAACTGTTTTAGACACAGTGGCTTCGTTGTGCGTGAGCCTGGCGATGATGCAGTAGCCAAAGTGTCGCTAGATGACAATGGAGATGACTGCGAGGATTTTGGAGGAGTTCTGCCGGATGTGGTGACACTCGCTGATTACGTCGGCATTGATGACGGCGTTGTTACAGCCGGCTCACTTACCGAAGAAGAAATTGTCAGGGACGTGCTGCACGGCTAA
- the LOC129380824 gene encoding torsin-1A-interacting protein 1-like, whose amino-acid sequence MPLSLADRRLGTLREHLRKLKDTFVAQPEYNWQIIRSSVMDMINDTGVYSGPAVITFLASVKNERFATCLSQQVATALSYTFDDGGDYGTIAADELSVSEDVARHIIENRCKEVVERRQRHVMVASHLEKWNPDAAMMLHPLCDQENALYKNVTYILTVFTKHEDVSGQRERKEYDHLAENALNNAWESMDTNQRHAIISRVTGNVVLVREDSSSCVSAS is encoded by the coding sequence ATGCCTTTGTCATTGGCTGATAGGCGCCTTGGAACATTGCGAGAGCATCTTCGTAAACTTAAGGACACTTTTGTAGCACAGCCTGAATATAATTGGCAGATCATACGTAGCTCTGTTATGGATATGATCAATGACACTGGTGTTTATTCAGGACCAGCTGTGATCACGTTTCTTGCATCCGTTAAAAATGAGCGTTTTGCAACATGTCTTTCACAACAGGTTGCAACTGCCTTGTCATACACTTTCGATGATGGTGGAGATTATGGAACTATTGCTGCTGATGAGTTGTCAGTGTCTGAAGATGTTGCACGGCACATAATTGAGAATCGGTGCAAAGAAGTAGTAGAGAGGCGGCAACGACATGTAATGGTTGCCTCGCACCTAGAGAAATGGAACCCTGATGCAGCAATGATGCTGCACCCCTTGTGTGACCAGGAAAATGCTTTGTACAAGAACGTAACATACATTCTAACTGTGTTCACAAAGCATGAAGATGTGTCCGGCCAGAGGGAAAGAAAAGAGTATGATCATCTTGCTGAGAATGCACTTAACAATGCTTGGGAGTCTATGGACACTAACCAAAGGCATGCCATCATTAGTAGGGTGACTGGCAATGTTGTGTTGGTGCGTGAAGATTCATCATCATGTGTGTCAGCTAGCTAG